The following coding sequences are from one Rhipicephalus microplus isolate Deutch F79 chromosome 3, USDA_Rmic, whole genome shotgun sequence window:
- the LOC142803938 gene encoding uncharacterized protein LOC142803938 isoform X1 produces the protein MSTRCLLCWPFWQFRRLYRKRRPRRLSSSLFLRASATTLTDDVFDFTVHCSPRLKEAPHGEGSEQIMPLLLRILRIQLGIRQQQRQVLQEVRQLKHKCKHLLQIGGRGLREIGVNAMKAVLAHDVQVLYSLHGIKGKRAFVNLRLCRLVTDVICQKAGCDQAEALNFIKRWLPGSGDRCGSRKRRFREAFVVEQPDDPHSQSADYRLLAAAGFLPSHSSQGLDSTTVTVPPTQPDLQ, from the exons atgtcaacccgatgccttttgtgttggccgttctggcagttccgccgactttatagaaagagacgaccccgtcgcttgtcctcttctcttttccttcgggcatcagcgacaacattgacggacgacgtgttcgacttcaccgtgcac tgctctccaaggctcaaggaggcaccgcacggggaaggctcggagcaaatcatgc ctctattgctacggatcctgcggatccaacttggcatccggcagcaacaaagacaggttctgcaggaggtgcgacagctgaagcacaag tgcaagcacctcctgcagattgggggacgtggcctccgagaaattggtgtgaatgccatgaaggctgtattggcacatgacgtgcaagtgctgtacagccttcatggcataaaagggaaaagggcctttgtgaacctgaggctctgtagattagtgacag atgtcatctgccaaaaagcagggtgtgaccaggcggaggccctcaactttattaagaggtggctgccagggtctggtgatcgctgtgggagcaggaagcggcgcttcagagaagcatttgttgtggagcagcccgatgatccccactctcagagtgcagattatcggctgctcgcggcagctggcttcctgcccagccacagcagccagggccttgacagcaccactgtcactgtgcccccaacgcaacctgacctgcagtag
- the LOC142803938 gene encoding uncharacterized protein LOC142803938 isoform X2 has protein sequence MPLLLRILRIQLGIRQQQRQVLQEVRQLKHKCKHLLQIGGRGLREIGVNAMKAVLAHDVQVLYSLHGIKGKRAFVNLRLCRLVTDVICQKAGCDQAEALNFIKRWLPGSGDRCGSRKRRFREAFVVEQPDDPHSQSADYRLLAAAGFLPSHSSQGLDSTTVTVPPTQPDLQ, from the exons atgc ctctattgctacggatcctgcggatccaacttggcatccggcagcaacaaagacaggttctgcaggaggtgcgacagctgaagcacaag tgcaagcacctcctgcagattgggggacgtggcctccgagaaattggtgtgaatgccatgaaggctgtattggcacatgacgtgcaagtgctgtacagccttcatggcataaaagggaaaagggcctttgtgaacctgaggctctgtagattagtgacag atgtcatctgccaaaaagcagggtgtgaccaggcggaggccctcaactttattaagaggtggctgccagggtctggtgatcgctgtgggagcaggaagcggcgcttcagagaagcatttgttgtggagcagcccgatgatccccactctcagagtgcagattatcggctgctcgcggcagctggcttcctgcccagccacagcagccagggccttgacagcaccactgtcactgtgcccccaacgcaacctgacctgcagtag